The Amycolatopsis sp. DG1A-15b genome contains the following window.
GACCCGCTGACCGACGCGATCCCGCTGTGGCAGCGTGACGACGGCTCGATCATCACCGGCTGGGACTACCCGTCGTGCGAGGCCATCGGCCTGCTGAAGATGGACTTCCTCGGGCTGCGGAACCTCACCGTCATCGGTGACGCGATCGACAACATCAAAGCCAACCGCGGGGTCGACGTCGACCTCGACACCCTGGCGATCGACGACCCCGAGACGTACAAGCTGCTGGCCCGCGGCGACACGCTCGGCGTGTTCCAGCTGGACGGCGGCCCCATGCGCGACCTGCTGCGCCGCATGGAGCCCACGGTGTTCGACGACATCGTCGCGGTCGGCGCGCTGTACCGCCCCGGCCCGATGGGCATGAACGCGCACAACGACTACGCCGACCGGAAGAACAACCGGCAGAAGGTCAAGCCGATCCACCCGGAGCTCGACGAGCCGCTGCGGGAGATCCTGGCCGACACGTACGGCCTGATCGTGTACCAAGAGCAGATCATGCACATCGGCCAGAAGGTGGCCGGGTACACGATGGGGCGCGCGGACGTGCTCCGCCGCGCGATGGGCAAGAAGAAGAAGGAAGTCCTCGACAAGGAGTACGAGGGCTTCGAAGCCGGCATGCGGGCCAGTGACCTGCGGCCCGGCGGCTTCTCGCCCGAGGCGATCAAGGCGCTCTGGGACACGATCCTCCCGTTCGCCGGGTACGCGTTCAACAAGAGCCACGCGGCCGCGTACGGCCTGATCTCCTACTGGACCGCCTACCTCAAGGCGAATTTCCGGGCCGAGTACATGGCGGCCCTGCTCACGTCGGTCGGTGACAACAAGGACAAGTCGGCGATCTACCTGTCCGAGTGCCGCCGGCTCGGCATCAAGGTGCTGCCGCCGGACGTCAACGAGTCGGCCCTGCGCTTCGCGGCCGTCGGCGAGGACATCCGCTTCGGCCTCGGCGCGGTCCGCAACGTCGGTGCGAACGTCGTCGAGTCGATCATCAAGACCCGCGAGGAGAAGGGCAAGTACGCCTCCTTCACCGACTTCCTCGACAAGTCCGAGCTCGTGGCCTGCAACAAGCGGGTCATCGAGTCGCTGATCAAGGCGGGCGGGTTCGACTCGCTCGGCCACACGCGGCTGTCGATGATCCAGGTCCACGAGGACGCGGTCGAAGCCGTCGTCCCGCTCAAGCGCCAGGAGGCGATGGGCCAGTTCGACCTGTTCGGCTTCGGGGGCGACGAGGGGGAGGCGGCGCCGTCGTCGTCCCCGCTCGCGCACCTGAAGTTCGGCGAGGAGGAGTACCCGCGCAAGCAGCTGCTCGCCTACGAGCGCGAGATGCTCGGCCTGTACGTCTCGGCGCACCCGCTGGACGGCGCCGAGCGGATCCTGCGCAAGCACGCCCCGAAGCCGATCGCGAGCATCCTCAACGATCCGCCGAAGGAAGGCGAGCTGGTGATCTCCGGGCTGATCACCTCGCTCGAGCGGCGGGTCAACAAGAAGGGCGAGCCCTGGGCGATCTGCACGGTCGAGGACATGGACGCCTCACTCGAGGTGCTGTTCTTCCCGAAGTCGTACGCGCTTTTCGCGAGTGAGCTGATCGAGGACAACGCGGTCCTGGTCAAGGGCCGGGTCAACTGGCGCGAAGACAAGATGTCGATCTTCGGCGGCGGCTTGGCGACGCTCGACCTGTCGGAGGTCGGCACCGGCAACGGCGACGACGAGCCGCCGCTGGTGCTGCTCGCGGCGGCGGAGAAGATCGACCAGTCGGTGGTGAGCGAGCTGCGGTCCACGCTGCTGGCGCACAAGGGCGAGACCCCGGTGCACCTCAAGCTGGTGGGGAAGAACCAGACGGTCTTCGCGCTGTACGACTACCCGGTCAAGGTCAGCTCCATGCTGATCGGCGAGCTCAAGGGCATCCGCGGCATCACCGCTTCGACGTGATGCTCCGGGATCCGTGCGCACAACGCGCGCGGATCCCGCCTTTCGTGTTTGCTGGACGAGATGACGTACGAACCCGATCCCCGCCGCTGGAAGGCGCTTGCCGTCTCGCTGACGGCCGGGTTCATGGGCCTGCTCGACGTCAGCATCGTCAACGTCGCCCTCCCGTCGATGCAGTCGGGGCTGCACGCGAGCAGCGGCGGGATCCGCTGGGTCGTCTCCGGGTACGCCCTCGCGTTCGGCCTGGTCCTGGTCACCGGCGGCCGCCTCGGGGACGCGTTCGGCCGCCGGAACATGTTCCTCGGCGCCCTCGCCGCCTTCGTCCTCACCAGCGCACTGGCCGGCGCGGCCCCGAACGAGACCACGCTGGTGCTCGCCCGCCTGGCCCAGGGCGTGGCGGCGGGCATGCTCACCCCGCAGAACACCGGCCTGATCCAGGACCTCTTCCGCGGCGCCGAGCGCGGCCGCGCGTTCGGGATGTTCGGCGCGGTCGTCGGGATCTCGACGGCGGTCGGCCCGATCCTCGGCGGCTTCATCATCGCCGTCTTCGGCAGCCAGGACGGCTGGCGCTGGGTGTTCTACGTCAACGTCCCGATCGGCGTGCTCGCGTTCGTCCTCGCGCTGCGCCTGCTGCCACGCAGCGAAAGGAAGCAGCTCAAGATCTCCTCGGAGATCGACTTCGTCGGCATCGTGCTGCTCGCGGTCACCGTCCTCGGCGTGCTGCTCCCGGTGGTCGACGCCGACCAGGGCGGCCTCGCGCGCATGTGGTGGCTGTTCGCCGTCGCGCTCGTCTTCGGGGTCGCGTTCGTGCGCTGGGAGCACTCGGTGGTCCGGCGCGGCCGGTCCCCGCTGCTCGACACCCGCCTGTTCACCGGCACCCCGGGCTACGCCGCCGGTGCGGCGGTCGGCGCCCTCTACTTCTGCGGGTTCGCCGGGATCTGGCTGGTCTTCGCGATGTACTTCCAGCAGGGTCTCGGCTACTCGCCGCTGCAGTCGGGCCTGTCGGTGACGCCGTTCGCGCTCGGTTCGGCGGTCTCGGCCGCCGTCGCCGGCCGGCTGGTGCCCCGGTTCGGCCGACGGCTGACCGTCACCGGGCTGGGCATGGTCGCCGCCGGACTGCTGGCCGTCGCGCTGCTCGCCGAGCTGGTCCCGCCGTCGGCGTCCGGGTGGGCGTTCGCGTTGCCGCTGGTGTTCGCGGGTGTGGGCGGCGGGATGGTGATCTCCCCGAACACGACGTTGACGCTGGAGTGCGTGCCGGTCCGGATGGCCGGGGTCGCCGGCGGCGCGCTGCAGACCGGGCAGCGGATCGGCACCGCGATCGGCACCGCCGTGCTCGCGTCGGTCTTCGGCATGGTCCTCGGCCGCGGTTATCCCGTGGCGCTCACCGTCGCGCTCGGCTGCGCGGCCGTCCTGACGTGTGGCGCGCTCGCCCTGGCGGTCGCCGAGCTCCGGGCACGGCGGCACCGGGCGTCCGAGGAGGACCGGAAGGCCCGGGAGACCGAGACGTCGGCTGCGGACGTCCACCGGGGTTGAGAGACTACTTTCCGCAGATTCGCGATGCTCCATCCGAGTGACGGGCGCGGAAAGACACTGGTGCTACGGAGAGCAACCGGGTAGATCTTATGGAGCCTTCACTGCGCGGCTTCGGCTACCGACAGTGGCAATCAGTCGGCCACCCGGGGATGGGGTGACCGGTTTGAGCGATCGAGGCGTCCGGAGTTCGAGGGAATGGACACACTCGGTCACCTTCCGTCCAGTGGGTGTCGGCGTCCGCGGGGGACCGTCCGGCACTCGCGGAAGGGCTGCCCATCGGTGCCTGCCGGCGCGTGACGGCGGCGGGCGGGCCCGGGTGAGGGGGAACCGGGCCCGCCCGCCTTCTTCACCCGTGTCGTGCGCACCGGTCCCGCCCTGATCGTGCTGGGATGATCGCGTCCTTCCGAGGCCGACGCGGGGAGCCCCGATGACCGAGCAGCCGTCGCGGACCCAGGTCTGGTACCGGCCGATGCGGTCCCGCGACCGCGGGGAACACCACCGCGTCGCGACGCCCCTGGAACTGCTCTTCGACCTGTGTTTCGTGGTCGCCGTCGGCCAGACCGCGGCGGCGCTGCACCACGCGCTGGCGGAAGGGCACGCCGCACACGGCGTGACGTCGTTCGCGATGGTGTTCTTCGCGATCTGGTGGGGCTGGCTGAACTTCAGCTGGTTCGCCTCGGCGTTCGACACCGACGACGTCCCGTACCGGCTGGCGACGTTCGTGCAGATCGCCGGCGGGCTGACCATCGCGGCGGGGGTGGCCGGCGCGTTCGAGGGCGACTTCCGCCTGATCGTCGCCGGGTACGTCCTGATGCGGCTGGCGATGGTGGCCCAGTGGCTGCGCGCGGCCCGCTCGGACCCGGGGTGCCGCCCGGCCGCGGTGCGCTACGCCGCGGGGATCGTCGTGGTCCAGTCGCTGTGGATCGCGCGGCTGTGGGTGCCGGGGACCGCGGGCGCCGTGGCGTTCGTCGTGCTCGTGGCGGCCGAGCTCGCCGTGCCGGTGTGGGCGGAGAGCAGCGGCGGGACGGCCTGGCACCCGCACCACATCGCCGAGCGGTACGGCCTGTTCACCCTGATCGTGCTCGGCGAGACGATCCTGAGCGCCACCAACGCGATCAAGGAGGGCACGGTCGAAGCCGGCCACCTCGGCGCGCTGATCTCCCTGGCCGTCGCCGCGCTCGTCCTGGTGTTCTCCATGTGGTGGCTGTACTTCGACCGGCCGGGCCACGCGCGGCTCGTCCGCCGTCCGGGCATGTTCACGTCGATGAGCTGGGGGTACGGCCACTACTTCATCTTCGCGTCCGCGGCGGCCGTCGGCGCCGGCCTCGAGGTGGCGGTCGCCTACGACACGGGGACGCTGCACCTCGGCGGGGTGGCCGCGGCGTTGCCGACCACGGTGCCG
Protein-coding sequences here:
- the dnaE gene encoding DNA polymerase III subunit alpha, encoding MSNDSFVHLHVHTEYSMLDGAAKIAPLFAEAARLGMPAVGMTDHGNMYGGDEFYQQSKKHGLKPIIGIEAYIAPESRFHKKPVFWGQSNQRGSDELGEGGDVSGAGAYTHMTMLAQNATGLRNLFKLSSLASMQGYYRKPRMDRELIAENSSGIIATTGCPSGEVQTRLRLGQKEAAIQAASDYKDIFGADNFFLELMDHGLPIERSVREGLLEVGRLLDLKPIATNDSHYVTKDQADTHSALLCVQAGKTLNDPTRFKFDGDGYYLKSAAEMREYWDKEVPGAADTTLMIAERVESYEEVYSHKDRLPFFEVPEGYDQGGWLREEVQRGLKWRFPDGVPDEYYNERIEIELDVIIGKGFPAYFLIVADLISYARKVGIRVGPGRGSAAGSLVAYVLGITNLDPIPQKLLFERFLNPERVSMPDIDIDFDDRRRGEMIRYATDKYGADKVAQVITFGTIKTKAAIKDSARVHFGQPGYAIADKISKALPPPIMAKDIPLSGIVDSKHERYGEAAEVRALVETDDECKTIFETARGLEGLIRNAGVHACAVIMSCDPLTDAIPLWQRDDGSIITGWDYPSCEAIGLLKMDFLGLRNLTVIGDAIDNIKANRGVDVDLDTLAIDDPETYKLLARGDTLGVFQLDGGPMRDLLRRMEPTVFDDIVAVGALYRPGPMGMNAHNDYADRKNNRQKVKPIHPELDEPLREILADTYGLIVYQEQIMHIGQKVAGYTMGRADVLRRAMGKKKKEVLDKEYEGFEAGMRASDLRPGGFSPEAIKALWDTILPFAGYAFNKSHAAAYGLISYWTAYLKANFRAEYMAALLTSVGDNKDKSAIYLSECRRLGIKVLPPDVNESALRFAAVGEDIRFGLGAVRNVGANVVESIIKTREEKGKYASFTDFLDKSELVACNKRVIESLIKAGGFDSLGHTRLSMIQVHEDAVEAVVPLKRQEAMGQFDLFGFGGDEGEAAPSSSPLAHLKFGEEEYPRKQLLAYEREMLGLYVSAHPLDGAERILRKHAPKPIASILNDPPKEGELVISGLITSLERRVNKKGEPWAICTVEDMDASLEVLFFPKSYALFASELIEDNAVLVKGRVNWREDKMSIFGGGLATLDLSEVGTGNGDDEPPLVLLAAAEKIDQSVVSELRSTLLAHKGETPVHLKLVGKNQTVFALYDYPVKVSSMLIGELKGIRGITAST
- a CDS encoding MFS transporter, whose amino-acid sequence is MTYEPDPRRWKALAVSLTAGFMGLLDVSIVNVALPSMQSGLHASSGGIRWVVSGYALAFGLVLVTGGRLGDAFGRRNMFLGALAAFVLTSALAGAAPNETTLVLARLAQGVAAGMLTPQNTGLIQDLFRGAERGRAFGMFGAVVGISTAVGPILGGFIIAVFGSQDGWRWVFYVNVPIGVLAFVLALRLLPRSERKQLKISSEIDFVGIVLLAVTVLGVLLPVVDADQGGLARMWWLFAVALVFGVAFVRWEHSVVRRGRSPLLDTRLFTGTPGYAAGAAVGALYFCGFAGIWLVFAMYFQQGLGYSPLQSGLSVTPFALGSAVSAAVAGRLVPRFGRRLTVTGLGMVAAGLLAVALLAELVPPSASGWAFALPLVFAGVGGGMVISPNTTLTLECVPVRMAGVAGGALQTGQRIGTAIGTAVLASVFGMVLGRGYPVALTVALGCAAVLTCGALALAVAELRARRHRASEEDRKARETETSAADVHRG
- a CDS encoding low temperature requirement protein A — encoded protein: MTEQPSRTQVWYRPMRSRDRGEHHRVATPLELLFDLCFVVAVGQTAAALHHALAEGHAAHGVTSFAMVFFAIWWGWLNFSWFASAFDTDDVPYRLATFVQIAGGLTIAAGVAGAFEGDFRLIVAGYVLMRLAMVAQWLRAARSDPGCRPAAVRYAAGIVVVQSLWIARLWVPGTAGAVAFVVLVAAELAVPVWAESSGGTAWHPHHIAERYGLFTLIVLGETILSATNAIKEGTVEAGHLGALISLAVAALVLVFSMWWLYFDRPGHARLVRRPGMFTSMSWGYGHYFIFASAAAVGAGLEVAVAYDTGTLHLGGVAAALPTTVPVAVFLLSVWLLHIGPTNECRPIAIGFPVTAVLVVAASFTPAPIHVAAGLAAALVVLTVVATHGSPRPA